One Polyangiaceae bacterium DNA window includes the following coding sequences:
- a CDS encoding acyl-CoA dehydrogenase, with translation MSHPPLTQLSEEERLFRDSVLDYAKKRVAPLVSSMDEKGAVESGLLPPLFELGLMGVEVPEAYGGAGSSFFNAILAVEALAVVDPSISVLVDVQNTLVANAFLRWATEAQKQKYLPRLCREWVGSYALSEAGSGSDAFALATRAVQKDGRWVLNGRKLWITNANESSVFLVFANVDPSKGYRGITAFIVERSFPGFSVGKKEDKLGIRASSTCELVLEDCEVPAENVVGEVGKGYKIAIETLNEGRIGIGAQMIGTAQGAFDHAMRYMGDRKQFGQSIASFQGMQFQYARVAVEIEAARLMVYNAARLKDAGLPFVKEAAMAKLFASEVAERTASQCVEFFGGVGFTKEYPAEKYYRDAKIGKIYEGTSNMQLSTIAKLLQAEYGIKG, from the coding sequence GTGTCGCATCCTCCGCTCACGCAACTGTCGGAAGAAGAACGGCTTTTTCGAGACTCGGTGCTCGATTACGCCAAAAAACGCGTGGCCCCGCTCGTGTCCTCAATGGACGAAAAAGGTGCCGTCGAGTCCGGGCTTCTGCCGCCACTTTTCGAGCTCGGTTTGATGGGCGTCGAAGTTCCCGAGGCGTATGGTGGTGCAGGGTCGAGCTTTTTCAATGCGATCCTTGCCGTCGAGGCGCTCGCCGTCGTCGACCCCAGCATCAGTGTGCTCGTCGACGTGCAAAACACCCTCGTGGCCAATGCGTTTTTGCGCTGGGCGACGGAAGCGCAAAAACAAAAATACTTGCCGCGTTTGTGCCGTGAGTGGGTTGGATCGTATGCCTTGAGCGAAGCGGGCAGTGGATCCGATGCATTTGCTCTCGCGACGCGAGCGGTGCAAAAAGATGGCCGCTGGGTGCTCAACGGCCGCAAGCTTTGGATCACCAATGCCAATGAAAGTTCGGTCTTCTTGGTATTCGCCAATGTCGATCCGTCGAAGGGATATCGCGGCATCACGGCGTTCATCGTCGAGCGATCTTTTCCGGGTTTTTCCGTGGGCAAAAAGGAAGACAAGCTTGGGATTCGCGCTTCGAGCACGTGCGAGCTGGTGCTCGAGGATTGCGAAGTGCCCGCGGAAAACGTGGTCGGCGAAGTCGGCAAGGGATACAAAATTGCCATTGAAACGCTCAACGAGGGGCGGATTGGCATTGGCGCGCAGATGATTGGTACGGCGCAGGGAGCTTTCGATCATGCCATGCGATACATGGGCGACCGAAAGCAGTTTGGCCAATCGATTGCGAGCTTTCAGGGCATGCAATTCCAATATGCGCGGGTGGCCGTCGAAATCGAAGCAGCGCGGCTCATGGTGTACAACGCGGCGCGCCTGAAGGACGCCGGACTGCCGTTCGTCAAGGAAGCGGCAATGGCCAAGCTCTTCGCGTCCGAAGTCGCCGAACGCACGGCATCGCAATGCGTCGAGTTTTTCGGCGGCGTGGGTTTTACCAAGGAATACCCCGCGGAGAAGTATTACCGCGACGCGAAAATTGGTAAGATTTACGAAGGCACGTCGAACATGCAGCTCTCGACGATAGCAAAGCTCTTGCAAGCCGAATACGGGATCAAGGGCTAG
- a CDS encoding SDR family NAD(P)-dependent oxidoreductase, giving the protein MHVAITGASVGIGEAMARAWGAKGASLTLVARRKDRLETLAKELGAQTSVHEVDLSIPERATDWIAPAEKALGPIDVLVNNAGVQHIEPAELAVPEEGERLLRLNVFTPLRIVRAVLPGMLERKSGTIVDIASMCAITPMPGMYYYNASKGALANASEGLRGELRDTGIHVVTVYPGPVATDMGITGLGKYESTWASRLSPLGKSDELARLVVRAVDKKKARVVYPGSLGIALLFPRLARWVTARLTPPVKRLPSGG; this is encoded by the coding sequence ATGCACGTTGCCATTACGGGTGCTTCGGTCGGGATTGGTGAGGCGATGGCTCGCGCCTGGGGCGCCAAAGGAGCGTCGCTGACGCTGGTCGCTCGGCGTAAGGATCGCCTCGAAACGCTCGCCAAAGAATTGGGCGCCCAGACGAGCGTACACGAAGTGGATTTGTCGATCCCCGAACGCGCGACGGATTGGATTGCGCCGGCGGAGAAGGCCCTCGGGCCGATCGACGTGCTCGTGAACAATGCGGGCGTGCAGCATATCGAGCCTGCGGAGCTGGCGGTTCCGGAGGAGGGCGAGCGGCTCTTGCGATTGAATGTGTTTACGCCATTGCGGATCGTGCGCGCGGTGCTTCCAGGAATGCTCGAGCGCAAGAGCGGCACGATTGTAGATATTGCATCCATGTGCGCGATTACGCCGATGCCCGGAATGTATTATTACAATGCATCGAAGGGGGCGCTGGCGAATGCATCCGAGGGACTACGCGGGGAATTGCGTGACACGGGGATTCATGTCGTCACGGTGTATCCGGGGCCGGTAGCGACGGACATGGGGATCACGGGGCTCGGGAAATACGAATCGACCTGGGCATCGCGCCTGTCGCCGCTTGGCAAGTCGGACGAGCTTGCAAGGCTCGTGGTGCGTGCGGTGGACAAGAAAAAGGCGCGCGTGGTTTATCCAGGGTCGCTTGGGATTGCGCTATTGTTTCCGCGGCTGGCTCGATGGGTGACGGCGAGGCTGACGCCGCCGGTGAAGAGGTTGCCGAGTGGTGGCTAG